GTCCCAGAACATTTACGCTTTGCTAGAACAAACCCCAAAGTATTTGAGTAGACTGTGGGCTTAATACCTTGACGAGAAGGCATCTACAATCCGAATTGTTTTCTGTTAGTGAAAATCACTAGGGGGAGAATTGTGGTTTTTGCGTGTTGGAAGCAACGCACAGGTCCTCAGGACACCGCTAAGGCGGAGTCTGGTTGTCGCGGTTTCCAGGGTGTGTTGTGCAGCTGTAATCCGCTTTTCATTGCTGCCCCTTCGGAGAGGCGTTGGTGTTCTTCCAAAacttcttgtcttcctcaGTGAGGTCGCAAGCTTTGAAACTGGCCCCTGTTTTTCGGAGATGTCGGCACATACTGAAACCATGACTCTAGGAATTCCATTGTCCCCTACGGGGGAACTCGTCGACGCAGTGCCGCACGCAACTGCGGCTACCGAGCACCTGCACGAGCATGCGATTGTGATGATCATTGCCAGCATTTCCTTCATCTATCTCCTCTCGGCAGTTCTTGCTGGTCTTGTTGGCCTTCTTCCGAAATTCAGACCCCCGATCACGGTTGTTCTGTTTCTGGCTGGTGAGCACTTCGCCGCACACGcattcttttctccgtcgacCCGGGGGTTTTCGTTTGATTGAGTATCGGCAGAAGCGCTGCAAACGACCGGAGGTAGCTTGATTCGAAAGCATCGATGCGCTAATGCAGACGACCGATAGGACTCATGCTGATTAGACAACACTTCGTGGATCGGGCGTCCGTTGCTCGATCCTGTCAGTGTATGAAGCGTCAAATCCGAGTGGCTTTTCTCCCTTCGGGAGTACTTCAAGGCACTCGGTGTTTCGCCCGTAATTCTGTGCTCTCCAGTGCAACTGACCAACACATTCCATACGAGCCCCATCTTCCGTTGCTTGTGGAGTCAGTTGATTCGTAAGGATTGAGGTGTCCATTGTGTGGCTACTTTGTGCCAGTGTAAACTCAATGTTCAAGGCCAGTCTTgggtttccttttctgcttcagGCATGTCTTTGCAGCCGCTCTTGGAATGGATGCAAAACCGTGTGCTTCTTCAAGGCATACGACTCATCGGCAACGTCGATCCATacctcatcttcttcgcgctcctTCCCATGTGCCTTTACGAAAGTTCCGCTTTCGTCAATTACCATATGTTCAAGCAGGTTCTGCCCTCAAGTCTCCTTCTTGCAATCCCAGGGGTCAGTCATCTTTCTGACGGTAGTGCCAGTGCggctttctgttttttttttctgaagCTTCGTCAGTATCCGTTCACGCACCACCCTTCAGTCTCACTTTCGGAGTTGTGTGTCAAATACCTCTCGCTCCTCCATGTGCCCTGGTTAATTTCTTCTGCTAAAATGACGTTTCAGTGCTTGCGCaaacgacttccgaaccaccAATAGAGGCCggtacaaagaagttacCGTATCCCCCGAACAAAGCCGGTATTGAATCCACTACGGAGCCTCAAATGTGGAGGCCGAAGCTGTTTTCCCAAAAGTTGTTGTGTGATCTGGCTTTGTAGGTTGCAGTGAACATCGGGCTCGTCGGAGTTTTCCTTCGATACGGAGTTTCGCGCGTCTACGATTGGCCGGCAGCCCTGATGACTGCATCTATTGTCTCAGCCACAGATCCTGTCGCAGTCATTGCGTGTCTCCGTGCCCTCGGCGCCCCTGAAAAGCTTTCTTCCCTCATAGACGGGGAGTCGCTTTTGAATGATGGATCggctgtcgtcttcttcgaggtCTTCCGGTGAGCACACATCCTTGAGGTCGCCTGAAGCTGGACACATCACAACGGCGCCGGGAAAACAAACCCTTGCCCCTCTGTAGTGTACTGACAAACTTCAGGTGCCGGAGCTGTCGTCCACAGCGAAGTATTTCATCAGAATATGACAAGCGCCAAAGTCTGGTCTTGCCATGATCTTGTGTTCGACTTTTTCAAGTTGTTTGATGGCGACGCAGCGATAGGGGAGGGATCGCAGCTATGGCACCTGTTGGATTGGTACACGCTGTTGTCGAGTTGTATGAGAATCGCCATCGAAAAATGTTAAGTGGATATATCAGCATAGCACTTAAAAGAGCTTCTCTCCggcttctttcctgtctaTGTGCACTGAAAAAAGGATTTACTAATCATGTGTCTATACGCAACGCTGAGGGAACGGCCGCTGGAAGCGCCTGCACGAAAGCTTGTTTGTGTAATCTGGCCCTCCTTGCCTTCTGTCCATCAAAATCTGGCACTCGGCGCTCAAGGAACATCAATCTCCGTCTTCATATGAACCCTTTATTTGGCGCTAATCTCAGTTTGCCTCTACCTTTTCCTTTCGGAAGTCTCCCCGCGCAGCCAATCTGCACAGACACCACACCTGTACCGGCGGCACCCGTTTATTTCATCGATTTGTTTCCGTGCCTAGCTTCATCGTCGGGCATTCCTCGAGTGCGTGAGTATTAGCCAGCCGTGTTCGCATGCTTTTGCGGTGTTTGCTTTTGATTCAGCTCTATCGTGATTGGGACATACACAGGAGTCGGCTCTtccgtcgttctcttcaGTCAACTCTCGTTCGGGGCCTTGGGGTACGGTCTAGCAGTAGCCATCGTTCTTTACCTCTGGCTCTTGACAGTCCGCGAATTCGAGATTGTTCAAGTGACTGGAACAATTGCGGCCGTCTTCACGGTCTTCTTCACAGCGGACCACTTCCTCCACGTCAGCGGTGTCCTGGCGGTTGTCACTCTCGGGATTTTTATGGCGGCCAAGGGCTCGACAGCTCTCCAGAGGTCCATTCAGAAACTCCACCATGAGTCTGTCGAGCTTCTTTCCACGCTTTCGGTCCAAGTACGAACACCATGCACACACAGTTTGCAGACTCCAAAAGTGACCCCACTGTGACAGCTCCGCCCACCCCCCTCAGCACCTCTACGCGAGCACTGATTGGCGTGGAAATCTCCAGTGATTTTTTCGCTCGAAGGATTTGGGTTTCCTGGTAGCACTCTCGCGACCTCTTGTCCCTTGGCCTCACAGGCATGGCGGCGAAAACATTTTTGCGAACGGGGAGtagagtggagaaagagtCGGAACATAGCCCACTTCCCCCGTGTAGGTTTCCCTTTGTCTTCAGGCCATTTTCGTCTGTGGTGGAGTCATTGCATCTCGGCTTCTAATTCAGTACGCGGACACCTGGCAAGAGTGGGTCGAGCTACTCCTGCTCTTCGCCGTGCTGCAAACTGCACGCTTCGCTGTCGTCTTCGGTTCATGGCCCTTCATCACATGGATGGGGCTGCCCCTCAGGTTCGTCTGACACCTGTGAGAAACCTAGAGAGAAGCTGCGTGCTTCGGACAGAAGCGAGATTCGCTGTTTGTGGCACAAGAAGCCGACAGATCAGCTCGCGTTGCACATGCAGGGGGCAAAAACAGTTCAGACATGTGCCACATACTCGAGATGGGTTTGTGCGTCTCCCGGACTCAAACAGTTCTGTAGTCCTTTGCTATTCGAGCAGACATGCCGTTTAAATCCTCACAGCAGCTTtctgaaggcgagacagTGTGGGCCTCCACCGGTCTTTCGAGGAACCGGGGATGTGAGTGCATCTGCGTGACACACCACTGCACACGCGCGTGTCTGctgtttcgctttttttcagCTGGAAGGAGTGTTTCATCATCTCGTACGGTGGCCTTCGCGGCGTCATCTGTCTCGCCTTAGGCCTGGTTGTCGAGGCAGATCCTCTCATCTCCCCAACGCTGCGGGAGCACGTCGGAATCTGCGTGGCAGGCACTGTGATCTTTACGCTTCTCATAAATGGAACGACAGCAGAGCTGGCGTACACGCGTCTGCGGCTGTACCCCATCTCCAAGTATCGCCGAGAGTATCTGGATTCGGTGTTGGCCTCCATTGATGTCTCGTTCAACcgcaagaaaaacgaactgAAGGACTACTGGCTGTTCAGAGGAACAGGTAGCGGGCAAAGACTTCCCCTCTGTGgtgaaaaaaaagaacaagGGTCGTAGCTTCTTCTGAACTCGTGACCTTCTCTAAGTGGATGTGGACCATTTTGAGCACCACGAAGGTTTTCTAGTCCAGCTTTACGatacgagagagaaacagtcgTAGTTCTTGCGGGGGGCAGCAGCTGTCCGGAGAAGGTCCACAGGAGACGCCCAATCCGGTCTtgcccttctctgtctccgtgcaCACTTtactctgtctcccttcagACGTGGTTCAAGCGGCGAACGAGGCGCTTCCGCAGTTTTCCAAGGGTCACCTGGATGTGAATGGAAACCTACATATTCCTACCAAGTCGTTCAGAGAAGTTCTTCGAAACCCTCCGTCGTGCGAGAACTGGAATGTCCAAGCTCAAGTGACGGGATTGGCAAAGCTGGAATCGAGAGATTTTGGTGTGCCATCGTAAGTTGGAGCAAAGTGTCTGTCAGGCCGTCCGTGGAAGTGCTCGCATTATTAAACTGTCAATCGAATTCGGGGACCCCTGCTGGAAGGGCTCTACCTATATccgtctatatatatatatatatataaacatatatatatgagcgTAAATTTGAATAGAAGTAATCCATCTATATCAGGCGGAATGTCTTCTATTCGAGAAGGCGCCTTGGGATGGGTGGCGTCCAGCTGTTGACTCTTGACAAATGCTGCGACAGTTTACTTGATCGCCGCGTGTCTTTTTTGGATGTGGTTTCCAGACAACTCGGCGACTGGACTCATGGACTTGTCTCGACGATCAAGAACGTGAAGCAGCTGACCAGCCGCCAGCAGCGTAGCCCAGAGTCTAGGGATGACCAGCACAACCCTGAGGAAGTCACGTTGGTGGATAAGGAGGCAGGGCAGCTCGAGAAGGAAGTCCACGTCCTCCACATCATGTTCAGTGCGATGAGAGAAGTGAGTCGACAATCTTCCTGCCGGAGACACAGTTTCCTTTCGCCGTGAGAAGCAGTGAAGCGGACGGTTTGCAGAGGTGAAAACGATCAATCTTTTTCCATGCGCACCGGGGTGGACCTCTCGTCCTCGATTATTTCCTCCCTTCCTAGAGGGATTGGTCTCCACGGTTTTGCTTTGCTTTGGGCGTAAAGTTGTGTCTCTGGGTCCTTCGTGCGACAGATCTCGTTTTCCGTAGATGCGTCACCATCAGCAGCCTCATCTGAAGCTAGTCAGTGGTCAGTCGCCTGTTGTTTCTTTCTACAGTTGTCTTGCGAGACCACGCAGGATATTTGGGCGCCTGTGGCATCGCTGGTGTGCGCACTAGGAACTTTTGACCAGTCTGCTTTTTGTCAAAATGTCTCAGGAACATGTGGTTTCGCTGATGTTGTGGATCGACAGTTTTACTCAGGCATGTACAAGCGGTCAAACATTGGCGGAACAGCATGCTTGCTTCTCACGTCGACTGTTGACAAATGCCACTCTCATCTCGACGCTCAGCTTCACGATATGACTGTAAGCGGAGCTGTTCATTTCTATACCGCTGTGAACCTTGAGTTCCAACCAAGATGCCGAGTAtcgttcttgtctttctATATTTCGTGGATCTTGCGATAAGAAACGAGGTAGAACGGCTCTAGCACCACGAGTGCCTCGGTTCCAGAATCTGTCTCGATCAGGCTGTGTCCTCCTCAGAAGATGCTCCAGCGCATGGCGGACTTGTTGAATGCTATAAGATGAGATTCCTTTCTTAAAATTTCCTCTGAAGTGCCGACTCTACAGATGTTGCTGACGCTTTACTGCAAGTTTCGTTGTGGGGGACCGCTTCAAAAGTTTGGCCTTCGTTGACCGGACAAACATCCGGTGCAGCGTGTGGGAGAATCTCGGATGGTCGCAAGCTTCGGTTCGTGGCAGAAGCGTTTTGGAACTTGTTTTGCTTTTCAGACGAATAAAAAGTCCCGGAAGAACGCGAATAACACAAATGTCTTTT
This portion of the Toxoplasma gondii ME49 chromosome III, whole genome shotgun sequence genome encodes:
- a CDS encoding sodium/hydrogen exchanger NHE2 (encoded by transcript TGME49_299060~Predicted trans-membrane domain (TMHMM2.0):37-60:69-87:98-118:137-160:172-192:211-234:238-261:265-283:284-304:323-346:357-380:392-412:424-447), with translation MSAHTETMTLGIPLSPTGELVDAVPHATAATEHLHEHAIVMIIASISFIYLLSAVLAGLVGLLPKFRPPITVVLFLAGMSLQPLLEWMQNRVLLQGIRLIGNVDPYLIFFALLPMCLYESSAFVNYHMFKQVLPSSLLLAIPGVAVNIGLVGVFLRYGVSRVYDWPAALMTASIVSATDPVAVIACLRALGAPEKLSSLIDGESLLNDGSAVVFFEVFRSIVIGTYTGVGSSVVLFSQLSFGALGYGLAVAIVLYLWLLTVREFEIVQVTGTIAAVFTVFFTADHFLHVSGVLAVVTLGIFMAAKGSTALQRSIQKLHHESVELLSTLSVQAIFVCGGVIASRLLIQYADTWQEWVELLLLFAVLQTARFAVVFGSWPFITWMGLPLSWKECFIISYGGLRGVICLALGLVVEADPLISPTLREHVGICVAGTVIFTLLINGTTAELAYTRLRLYPISKYRREYLDSVLASIDVSFNRKKNELKDYWLFRGTDVVQAANEALPQFSKGHLDVNGNLHIPTKSFREVLRNPPSCENWNVQAQVTGLAKLESRDFGVPSQLGDWTHGLVSTIKNVKQLTSRQQRSPESRDDQHNPEEVTLVDKEAGQLEKEVHVLHIMFSAMREFYSGMYKRSNIGGTACLLLTSTVDKCHSHLDAQLHDMTTNKKSRKNANNTNVFSFEWEVLLASLRTRYGLWKCLNAMPCDAFDLLKSYLISIIETLYAVVEAHEFVNQSNRKEMEELISQATLMPSDDVVTSAKELLEKLRNTFPVAFSQCLVIIAAHMLLNAKQKVLDEEIERGLVFPEDADKLNEALIEQRMMLERIIR